One region of Candidatus Eisenbacteria bacterium genomic DNA includes:
- a CDS encoding HAD-IG family 5'-nucleotidase produces the protein MASRRERGLSERVYLTGTFAEERRIPRRQRVFCNRNLRLTSNGAIGFDLDHTLAHYDPLQVEELAFRATQQKLVRKLGYPAAVSNIRYDPEFVIRGLVIDRRKGNIVKMNYHKYVTRAFHGRKELSREQLETYRRARINLSSERFVSVDTLFHLPEVYLYLSIIDLLEERGEKPNFVQIYKDVRAMIDQAHADGSIKNVIRGNPSRFIRIDPKLVQVIDEFRTWGKKIFLLTNSEYYYADVLMNHLFHKRPASDTRHWTDFFDLIITEAAKPGFFDEGTRRKPAPIRKTTHPEAYKGGSARFLEERVGHRGDEILYFGDHTYGDILRAKKSAGWRTAMVVPELEQELKITLELQPKLRIYSGLSEERDRIDMERAALEREQNRLRMLSREKALPRVLSRRESKIAILQAEIDARSREIADLAEQTATLWRECERRYNRIWGPLFREGNEPSRFGHQVRDFACVYTSRASNFLFYSKDHYFRSPVDLMPHEM, from the coding sequence ATGGCGTCACGAAGGGAGAGGGGGCTCTCGGAGCGGGTCTATCTGACCGGCACTTTCGCCGAAGAGCGGCGGATCCCGCGGCGGCAACGCGTGTTCTGCAACCGGAACCTCCGCCTCACCTCGAACGGCGCGATCGGATTCGATCTGGACCACACACTCGCCCACTACGATCCCCTTCAGGTGGAGGAGCTCGCTTTTCGCGCGACGCAGCAGAAGCTGGTCCGCAAGCTCGGCTACCCCGCGGCGGTCTCGAACATACGCTACGACCCGGAGTTCGTCATCCGGGGGCTGGTGATCGACCGCCGTAAGGGGAACATCGTCAAGATGAACTACCACAAGTACGTGACCCGGGCGTTCCACGGCCGGAAGGAGCTGAGCCGGGAGCAACTCGAAACGTACCGCCGCGCCCGGATCAACCTTTCCTCGGAGAGGTTCGTGTCGGTGGACACTCTCTTCCACCTTCCCGAGGTGTACCTCTACCTTTCCATTATCGATTTGCTGGAGGAGCGGGGGGAAAAGCCCAACTTCGTTCAGATCTATAAGGACGTGCGGGCCATGATCGACCAGGCCCACGCCGACGGCAGCATCAAGAACGTGATCCGCGGGAATCCGTCCCGCTTCATCCGGATCGATCCCAAGCTGGTGCAGGTGATTGACGAGTTTCGCACATGGGGGAAGAAGATTTTTCTGCTCACCAACTCGGAGTATTACTACGCCGACGTGTTGATGAACCATCTCTTCCACAAACGCCCCGCCTCGGACACACGCCACTGGACCGATTTTTTCGATCTCATCATCACCGAGGCGGCGAAACCCGGTTTCTTCGACGAGGGGACCCGCCGGAAGCCGGCGCCGATCCGCAAGACCACCCACCCGGAGGCGTACAAGGGCGGGAGCGCGCGTTTCCTGGAGGAGCGCGTCGGTCACCGGGGAGACGAGATTCTCTATTTCGGCGATCACACCTACGGGGACATTTTAAGGGCGAAAAAGTCGGCGGGGTGGCGGACCGCCATGGTCGTTCCGGAGCTGGAACAGGAGCTGAAGATCACCCTGGAGCTGCAGCCGAAGCTGCGGATCTACTCGGGGCTTTCGGAGGAACGGGACCGGATCGACATGGAGAGGGCCGCGCTCGAGCGGGAGCAGAACCGTCTCCGCATGCTGAGCCGGGAGAAGGCGCTTCCCCGTGTGCTGAGCCGCCGGGAGTCGAAGATCGCGATCCTGCAGGCGGAGATCGACGCACGTTCCCGGGAGATCGCCGATCTGGCCGAGCAGACCGCGACGCTCTGGCGGGAGTGCGAGCGCCGGTACAATCGGATCTGGGGGCCCCTCTTCCGCGAGGGGAACGAGCCGAGCCGTTTCGGCCACCAGGTGCGCGATTTCGCCTGCGTGTACACGAGCCGGGCGAGCAATTTCCTTTTCTACTCCAAGGATCACTACTTCCGATCCCCCGTGGATCTTATGCCCCACGAGATGTAG
- a CDS encoding SDR family oxidoreductase, whose amino-acid sequence MSGREAGKSRLLEGRAALVTGAAKRIGRTLALALAGEGARVAVHHHRSAEEAEETARLAGNGARTFRADLSSVAEAEGLAEDVHRAFGRIDVVIHNAALFGRTPFGETTERDWDRFHAVNLKAPFFLSQAAAARMGEGSILFIADVCALDPWPGYLAYGATKAGLIHLTRGLARALAPRIRVNAILPGPILPSEPEGAESLDEAVARTLLKRRGDPSDIASAALFLTAEACYVTGAVLPVDGGRHLGSR is encoded by the coding sequence GTGAGCGGTCGCGAGGCGGGAAAGAGCCGACTGCTGGAGGGGCGCGCGGCGCTGGTCACCGGCGCGGCGAAACGGATCGGCCGGACGCTCGCCCTCGCGCTCGCCGGCGAGGGAGCGCGGGTGGCGGTGCATCACCACCGCTCGGCGGAGGAGGCGGAGGAAACCGCCCGTCTCGCAGGGAATGGAGCGCGCACCTTTCGCGCGGACCTCTCCTCGGTCGCGGAAGCGGAAGGGCTGGCCGAGGACGTCCACCGCGCTTTCGGCCGGATCGACGTCGTGATCCACAACGCCGCCCTCTTCGGCCGCACCCCTTTCGGTGAAACGACCGAGCGGGATTGGGACCGCTTCCACGCCGTCAACCTGAAGGCACCTTTCTTCCTCTCCCAGGCGGCGGCGGCGCGCATGGGGGAGGGATCGATCCTCTTCATCGCCGACGTCTGCGCTCTCGATCCCTGGCCCGGCTATCTCGCCTACGGCGCCACCAAGGCGGGATTGATCCATCTCACCCGCGGGCTCGCGCGGGCGCTGGCGCCGCGGATCCGGGTAAACGCGATTCTTCCCGGGCCGATCCTCCCCTCCGAACCGGAGGGGGCGGAGTCCCTGGACGAGGCGGTGGCGCGGACGCTTCTGAAACGCCGGGGCGATCCGTCGGACATCGCGTCGGCGGCGCTCTTCCTCACCGCCGAGGCGTGCTACGTCACCGGCGCCGTCCTCCCCGTCGACGGGGGCCGGCACCTGGGGAGCCGCTGA
- a CDS encoding response regulator, producing MHRPGLKSRILVPLTVALVGMLAVFVLSIFLLEKAGARKSLAEDLREARDSFRRDQETETRLMSAALEAIMRDGGVRNRFLAGDREGLLEATAPLYEDLRREHGITHFNFLLPNRIDFLRVHRPELHGDMIHRFTAREAEKTGAPSSGLDLELYSGFLTLRVITPWFHKGRLIGYVELGKEIVSITGSIGTVPGQEVVVALQKRNLVREYWERGMSSLGRESDWDRYPDVVIVDRTVERIPPELEKHFRSERIHTHGSPLETHYKGNLYLTGFIPLLSASGERLGEIAVMGSGSVRLAAARATALRAGLLSLAIGAALFLFLNLFLRSVEEDIESAQLRLRLQETALESAANAVGIADERGRLVWCNPAFLALAGTTAEETLGRDLFLPQQSTHPESFFRNVWSIVREGRVWKGELLSRQRGGRDYVEETTITPVLDKRGEITHFIAVKTDVTDRKRAERRLERARDAAIEASRAKSEFLANMSHEIRTPLNGILGMTGLALETDLNEEQREYLETTRESAESLMAVIGDILDFSKIEAGKLEIDEIPFALRGLLDDTLRALALRAHDKGLELVCRIEPGLPNRLIGDPLRLRQILVNLVGNAIKFTERGEIRVEVSAVDAGGDRKMLEIAVIDTGIGIEPEQQHRIFLSFTQADGSVTRRHGGTGLGLSIVLRLAEMMGGSVTLESEPDRGSTFRVRHPLRVDEETPTPEPSGVGPALQGLSALVVDDNESARRALEEILRHWGMETTSASNAEEGWERIAERRRSGGAFSLLLVDAGLPGTDGPAFLRRLPVEEGDPVPVVLMVDANRRPETDGNGPPAGTPRLVKPVLAGPLRDAIAAALRIASRRAPDRGESDRRIPLADKSLRILLAEDHPVNQRLAVRMLEKAGHRVIVAADGAEAVRIWEGDRFDVILMDVQMPRMDGLEATRAIRRGEEERGGRTPIVALTAHARKEDEATCLAAGMDAYLSKPIRPAVLFETLRAIGGGEGPEDRAPSGGGAEEGPALAGIDLRAALALVDDDEELLREIAGILSESMPRLLSNIENAFAGADGEALERAAHSFRGSLGSVCATEAVRAAGEIEELAREGRLADTGEAFARLKTEVERLLPSIDAIVSAGAPPEEGASPPTA from the coding sequence ATGCACCGTCCCGGATTGAAATCGAGAATCCTCGTGCCGCTGACGGTCGCCCTCGTCGGCATGCTCGCCGTGTTCGTCCTCTCCATCTTTCTCCTCGAGAAGGCGGGCGCCCGGAAAAGCCTGGCCGAAGACCTGCGCGAAGCGCGGGATTCCTTCCGGCGCGACCAGGAAACGGAAACACGGCTGATGAGCGCGGCGCTCGAAGCGATCATGCGGGACGGCGGGGTGCGGAACCGTTTCCTCGCCGGCGACCGCGAAGGACTTCTCGAAGCAACGGCGCCTCTCTACGAAGACCTCCGGAGAGAACACGGCATCACCCATTTCAATTTCCTCCTCCCCAACCGAATCGACTTTCTGCGCGTGCACCGTCCCGAGCTCCACGGCGACATGATCCACCGCTTCACGGCTCGCGAGGCGGAAAAGACCGGCGCCCCGAGTTCCGGACTCGACCTCGAGCTCTACAGCGGCTTCCTCACGCTGCGGGTGATCACGCCCTGGTTTCATAAGGGACGCCTGATCGGCTACGTCGAGCTGGGGAAGGAGATCGTCTCCATCACCGGAAGCATCGGGACCGTGCCGGGCCAGGAGGTCGTGGTGGCGCTCCAGAAACGGAACCTGGTGAGGGAGTACTGGGAACGGGGGATGAGTTCCCTCGGCCGCGAGTCGGATTGGGACCGCTACCCCGATGTCGTGATCGTGGATCGTACGGTGGAGCGCATTCCGCCGGAACTGGAGAAGCATTTCCGCAGCGAACGAATCCACACTCACGGCTCTCCGCTGGAAACTCATTACAAAGGGAACCTCTATCTCACCGGGTTCATCCCCCTGCTCAGCGCTTCCGGCGAGCGTCTCGGCGAGATCGCGGTCATGGGTAGCGGTTCGGTCAGACTCGCCGCCGCGCGCGCCACCGCCCTGCGCGCCGGCCTCCTCAGCCTGGCGATCGGCGCGGCCCTCTTCCTCTTTCTCAATCTCTTCCTCCGGAGCGTCGAGGAGGACATCGAGAGCGCTCAGCTTCGTCTGCGGCTCCAGGAGACGGCGCTCGAGTCGGCGGCGAACGCGGTCGGGATCGCCGACGAGCGGGGACGCTTGGTCTGGTGCAATCCCGCTTTCCTCGCCCTGGCCGGGACAACCGCCGAAGAGACGCTCGGCCGGGATCTTTTCCTGCCGCAGCAATCGACCCACCCGGAGAGCTTCTTCCGGAACGTCTGGTCCATCGTCCGCGAGGGACGGGTCTGGAAAGGGGAACTGCTCAGCCGCCAACGAGGCGGCCGGGACTACGTGGAAGAGACCACCATCACGCCGGTGCTCGACAAGAGGGGAGAGATCACACACTTCATCGCCGTGAAAACGGATGTGACCGATCGGAAACGCGCGGAACGCCGGTTGGAGAGGGCGCGGGACGCGGCAATCGAGGCGAGCCGGGCGAAGTCGGAGTTCCTTGCGAACATGAGCCACGAAATCCGCACTCCGCTGAACGGCATCCTCGGCATGACCGGCCTCGCGCTCGAAACGGACCTGAACGAAGAGCAGCGCGAATACCTCGAAACCACCCGCGAATCGGCGGAATCGCTGATGGCGGTGATCGGCGATATCCTCGACTTCTCCAAGATCGAGGCGGGCAAACTGGAAATCGACGAAATCCCCTTCGCGCTCCGCGGGCTTCTGGACGACACGCTCCGCGCCCTCGCGCTCCGCGCCCACGACAAAGGGCTGGAGTTGGTCTGCCGAATCGAGCCGGGATTGCCGAACCGTCTGATCGGCGACCCGCTCAGGCTCCGCCAGATTCTGGTCAACCTGGTCGGCAACGCGATCAAGTTCACCGAACGGGGCGAGATCCGCGTGGAGGTAAGCGCGGTGGATGCGGGCGGCGACCGAAAAATGCTGGAGATCGCGGTGATCGACACCGGCATCGGGATCGAGCCGGAGCAGCAGCACCGCATCTTCCTCTCCTTTACGCAGGCGGACGGCTCGGTGACGCGACGGCACGGCGGCACCGGCCTCGGACTGTCGATCGTTTTACGCCTCGCCGAGATGATGGGCGGCTCCGTTACCCTGGAGAGCGAACCGGACCGCGGCAGCACCTTCCGCGTCCGCCACCCACTCCGCGTCGACGAGGAGACCCCGACGCCGGAACCTTCCGGCGTGGGGCCCGCGTTGCAAGGCCTCTCCGCGCTCGTCGTGGACGACAACGAATCGGCGCGGCGCGCGCTCGAAGAGATCCTCCGCCACTGGGGGATGGAAACGACCTCCGCGTCGAACGCCGAGGAGGGGTGGGAAAGGATCGCGGAGAGGCGGAGAAGCGGGGGCGCCTTCTCCCTGCTGCTCGTCGACGCGGGACTCCCCGGCACGGACGGCCCCGCCTTCCTGAGGCGCCTCCCGGTCGAAGAAGGCGATCCGGTTCCGGTGGTGTTGATGGTCGATGCGAACCGGCGGCCCGAGACGGACGGAAACGGGCCGCCCGCCGGAACGCCCCGTCTCGTCAAACCGGTCCTCGCCGGACCCTTGCGGGACGCGATCGCCGCGGCGCTCCGAATCGCTTCGCGGCGCGCTCCGGATCGGGGGGAGAGCGATAGGCGGATCCCCCTCGCCGACAAGTCCCTCCGAATCCTCCTCGCCGAGGACCATCCGGTCAATCAGCGCCTGGCGGTCCGGATGCTGGAAAAGGCGGGGCACCGGGTGATCGTCGCGGCGGACGGCGCCGAGGCGGTGCGGATCTGGGAGGGTGATCGTTTCGACGTGATCCTTATGGACGTACAAATGCCCCGTATGGACGGACTGGAGGCGACGCGGGCGATTCGTCGCGGCGAGGAGGAGCGCGGCGGGCGAACGCCGATCGTGGCGCTCACCGCCCACGCGCGCAAGGAGGACGAGGCGACCTGTCTCGCCGCCGGGATGGACGCCTATCTCTCCAAACCGATCCGTCCCGCCGTTCTCTTCGAGACGCTCCGGGCGATCGGCGGGGGGGAAGGTCCGGAGGACCGCGCCCCCTCCGGCGGCGGTGCGGAGGAAGGGCCGGCGCTCGCCGGGATCGATCTGCGGGCGGCGCTCGCCCTCGTCGACGACGACGAAGAACTCCTTCGGGAGATCGCCGGGATTCTTTCCGAGAGCATGCCCCGCCTCCTCTCCAACATCGAGAACGCTTTCGCGGGCGCCGACGGCGAGGCGCTGGAGCGGGCGGCACACAGCTTCCGCGGCTCCCTCGGGAGCGTCTGCGCCACCGAGGCGGTGCGCGCCGCCGGGGAGATCGAGGAACTCGCCAGGGAGGGTCGCCTCGCCGATACGGGCGAGGCGTTCGCCCGCCTCAAGACGGAAGTGGAGCGCCTCCTCCCCTCCATCGACGCCATCGTCTCCGCCGGCGCCCCGCCGGAGGAAGGCGCCTCCCCGCCCACCGCGTAA
- a CDS encoding protein kinase, giving the protein MIGETVSHYRILGKLGEGGMGVVYKAEDTRLQRTVALKFLPAEATSSPREKARFLNEARAAAALSHPNICTIHEIDEHEGRSFIAMECVEGKTLKEILEGGPLPPGETARIALQAAEGLQEAHGKGIVHRDIKPANLMLTAQGRVKIMDFGLAKSTEQTMITLPGTTVGTAAYMSPEQAQGIELDGRSDVWSLGVLLYQMLTGRTPFQGNSIPALLYAVLHETPPPLAEARPGVPAPLARIVERCMEKEREKRYGSAGEVANDLRPHVDPSARDVTATGWAVAQTAPAPAAPAPASRRKRRVLFAGGALLVIGMVFLALLLLGGGGEGGRKKLAVLPLENIGPREDEYFADGITEAIIARLAGIHGLAVISRKSAMQFKGSDLTSQEIGRELGADFVLEGTIQRERPNDPASILRVTSSLISVADAVSVWADHYDKDMTELFAVQSEIAERVARALDITLLEPERRSVQSRPTENLEAYELFLRGNDSYNRRLSERDARVAVEMYERAVEIDPAFAVAWASLARARVWLKWHFGHDDELAAARVAAEHALRLAPDGVDTRMALGDLAYYGHRDYTEALEHFQFVQRSRPSESDAIASIGWIHRRRGEWEESVRTLREAMELNPRDPTITHGLGQTLVRMRRFDEAEPVLDRAVSLWPHLVFAYVDLALIDLNRDGDTAAAAMTIRNASRRIPAAEFLGVTPLFLLRIVPDAFSGICAQLSLGGAGIDSPSDSVFCLLYKAELDGVRGEPERARARADSARTVLDRCVRSDPEAGWLRGLLGVAEARLGLRDEALRDGRAAVDLLPLDRDAMSGPYQNERLAQIAVVCDDPTIAIEQLRTLLENPSRVSAVTVRLDPLWESYRSNRAFRALLDTPPAKDAPASNR; this is encoded by the coding sequence ATGATCGGCGAGACCGTTTCCCATTACCGCATCCTCGGCAAGCTGGGCGAGGGAGGAATGGGCGTGGTCTACAAGGCGGAGGACACCCGTCTCCAACGAACGGTGGCGCTCAAGTTCCTCCCCGCCGAGGCGACATCTTCGCCGCGCGAGAAGGCGCGATTCCTGAACGAGGCGCGCGCCGCCGCCGCCCTCTCCCATCCCAACATCTGCACCATCCACGAGATCGACGAGCACGAGGGGCGCAGCTTCATCGCCATGGAGTGCGTCGAGGGGAAAACCCTCAAGGAGATTCTCGAAGGCGGCCCTCTCCCGCCCGGCGAGACGGCGCGGATCGCGCTCCAGGCGGCGGAGGGGTTGCAGGAGGCGCACGGCAAGGGGATCGTCCACAGGGACATCAAGCCGGCGAACCTGATGCTCACGGCGCAGGGGCGGGTGAAGATCATGGACTTCGGACTCGCCAAGTCGACGGAGCAGACCATGATCACCCTCCCCGGCACGACGGTGGGAACGGCGGCGTACATGTCGCCGGAGCAGGCGCAGGGGATCGAGCTGGACGGACGAAGCGACGTCTGGTCCCTCGGCGTTCTCCTCTATCAGATGCTCACCGGGCGCACTCCCTTCCAGGGGAACTCCATCCCCGCGCTTCTCTACGCGGTGCTGCACGAAACGCCGCCCCCCCTCGCCGAGGCGCGACCCGGAGTGCCCGCGCCTCTCGCGCGGATCGTCGAGCGCTGCATGGAGAAGGAGAGGGAGAAGCGCTACGGATCGGCGGGGGAGGTCGCCAACGATCTTCGGCCCCACGTCGATCCGAGCGCGCGGGACGTGACCGCCACCGGATGGGCGGTCGCGCAAACCGCCCCCGCGCCGGCCGCGCCCGCCCCCGCCTCGCGGCGGAAACGCCGCGTGCTCTTCGCCGGCGGCGCCCTTCTCGTCATCGGTATGGTTTTCCTCGCCCTCCTTCTCCTCGGCGGCGGCGGGGAAGGCGGCCGGAAAAAGCTCGCCGTCCTCCCCCTCGAAAACATCGGGCCGCGGGAGGACGAGTACTTCGCCGACGGGATCACCGAGGCGATCATCGCGCGGCTCGCCGGCATCCACGGTCTCGCCGTCATCTCCCGGAAGAGCGCGATGCAGTTCAAGGGGAGCGATCTCACCAGCCAGGAGATCGGGCGCGAGCTGGGCGCCGACTTCGTCCTCGAGGGGACGATCCAGAGGGAGCGCCCCAACGATCCCGCCAGCATCCTCCGCGTGACGTCCAGCCTCATCAGTGTCGCCGACGCGGTGTCGGTCTGGGCGGATCATTACGACAAGGACATGACCGAACTCTTCGCCGTGCAATCGGAAATCGCCGAGCGGGTCGCCCGCGCGCTCGACATCACCCTGCTGGAGCCGGAGCGCCGCTCGGTCCAGTCGCGCCCCACCGAGAACCTGGAGGCCTACGAACTGTTCCTCCGCGGCAACGACTCCTACAACCGCCGCCTCTCCGAGAGGGACGCCCGCGTCGCCGTGGAGATGTACGAGAGGGCGGTCGAGATCGACCCCGCTTTCGCCGTCGCCTGGGCGTCGCTGGCGCGGGCGCGGGTCTGGCTGAAGTGGCACTTCGGGCACGACGACGAACTGGCCGCCGCGCGCGTGGCGGCCGAGCACGCCCTCCGCCTGGCGCCGGACGGCGTGGACACGCGCATGGCCCTCGGCGACCTCGCCTACTACGGGCACCGCGACTACACCGAAGCGCTGGAACACTTCCAGTTCGTTCAACGGAGCCGGCCGAGCGAGTCGGACGCCATCGCCTCCATCGGCTGGATCCACCGCCGCCGCGGCGAGTGGGAGGAATCGGTCCGCACGCTCCGCGAGGCGATGGAGCTGAACCCGCGGGACCCGACCATCACCCACGGGCTCGGCCAGACCCTGGTTCGGATGCGCCGTTTCGACGAGGCGGAGCCGGTGCTGGATCGCGCCGTTTCCCTCTGGCCGCATCTGGTCTTCGCCTACGTGGACCTGGCGCTGATCGACCTGAACCGGGACGGCGACACCGCCGCCGCCGCCATGACGATCCGGAACGCCTCCCGCCGCATACCCGCCGCCGAGTTTCTGGGCGTCACACCCCTCTTCCTCCTCCGCATCGTCCCCGACGCCTTCTCCGGAATCTGCGCGCAGCTCTCCCTCGGCGGCGCCGGGATCGACAGCCCGTCGGACTCGGTCTTCTGTCTCCTTTATAAGGCGGAGCTGGACGGCGTGCGCGGAGAGCCGGAACGAGCGCGGGCGCGGGCCGACTCGGCGCGCACGGTCCTGGACCGGTGCGTACGGAGCGATCCGGAGGCGGGGTGGCTCCGGGGTCTTCTCGGCGTGGCGGAGGCGCGTCTCGGGCTCCGCGACGAGGCGCTCCGGGACGGACGCGCCGCGGTGGATCTGCTTCCCCTCGACCGCGACGCCATGAGCGGCCCCTACCAGAACGAACGGCTCGCCCAGATCGCCGTCGTCTGCGACGATCCGACGATCGCCATCGAGCAGCTCCGGACCCTCCTCGAAAACCCCTCCCGGGTCAGCGCCGTCACCGTTCGCCTCGACCCTCTCTGGGAGTCGTACCGATCGAACCGCGCCTTCCGCGCGCTCCTCGACACGCCGCCGGCGAAGGACGCGCCCGCGAGCAATCGTTAG
- a CDS encoding carboxypeptidase-like regulatory domain-containing protein — MLDRPARLFLFLTLLFVFSVPSPAQQTGTGTLAGTVKDAETGEPVEWADVVILETNKGGIVQQNGRFEVKYIPPGTYHVKVWMNGYNPLIEKSVEISPNDTTTVHFLLHEIGYIPPVKQEELRKLQEERAAKAKARRIDEDREPLARAAADSANSFAWDLYGILAETEGNLFFSPFSVSMALAMTYAGAAGETKEEMARTLHFSGDDEHLHTGWMEIRESLIRGSGEGVYELSIANRLFGESEHRFRKRFLSITEEEYGASLEEVDFRTDTEGARLTINRWVEEETRNRIRDLIPPGGVNTLTRLVLANAIYFKGLWVDAFKKDKTRDEPFYLLSGDTLSVPMMVDKRDCLFSKYEEDGLRVLAMPYQPGQISLVILLPDRIDGLADLEKKLTAERIDGWIEGAKNTEVAVLIPPFRIEDRFNLSDALFHLGMKTAFSDVRADFSEMAEEEEIPLFLSEVFHKSFVEVNEEGTEAAAATAVVMETLGLSTHFPPEFRADHPFLFLIRDKVTGAILFLGRVVDPTAG; from the coding sequence ATGCTCGACCGTCCCGCCCGCCTCTTCCTTTTCCTTACGCTCCTCTTCGTTTTCTCCGTCCCCTCTCCCGCGCAGCAAACGGGGACCGGTACCCTAGCCGGAACGGTCAAAGACGCGGAGACTGGAGAGCCGGTGGAATGGGCGGATGTCGTTATTCTTGAGACGAACAAGGGGGGGATCGTCCAGCAGAATGGAAGGTTCGAGGTCAAATACATCCCGCCGGGCACATACCATGTAAAGGTCTGGATGAACGGCTACAATCCGCTCATTGAGAAGAGTGTCGAGATAAGTCCGAACGATACGACCACGGTCCATTTCCTCTTGCATGAGATCGGGTATATCCCTCCTGTAAAACAAGAGGAGTTGAGGAAGCTCCAGGAGGAACGAGCGGCGAAAGCCAAAGCGCGGCGGATCGACGAGGATCGGGAGCCCCTCGCACGCGCCGCGGCGGACTCCGCGAACTCCTTCGCCTGGGATCTCTATGGGATTCTCGCCGAAACGGAAGGGAACCTCTTCTTCTCCCCCTTCAGCGTGAGCATGGCGCTCGCCATGACCTACGCCGGCGCGGCGGGGGAGACGAAGGAGGAGATGGCACGAACGCTCCACTTTTCAGGCGACGACGAGCATCTTCACACAGGTTGGATGGAGATCCGCGAGAGCCTGATCCGGGGGAGTGGGGAGGGAGTCTACGAACTCAGCATAGCGAATCGTCTCTTCGGAGAGAGTGAACACCGGTTCCGGAAGCGGTTTTTATCGATCACGGAAGAGGAATACGGCGCTTCCCTGGAAGAGGTCGATTTCCGCACCGATACGGAAGGAGCCCGCCTGACGATCAATCGTTGGGTGGAAGAGGAAACCCGGAATCGGATCCGCGACCTGATTCCCCCCGGGGGGGTAAATACCCTAACACGCCTGGTGCTCGCGAACGCGATCTATTTCAAGGGGCTCTGGGTGGACGCCTTCAAGAAAGACAAAACCCGGGATGAGCCGTTTTATCTTCTCTCCGGCGACACCCTCTCCGTTCCGATGATGGTGGACAAAAGGGATTGTCTGTTCAGTAAATATGAAGAGGACGGTCTTCGCGTCCTCGCGATGCCCTATCAACCGGGGCAGATTTCCCTGGTGATTCTCCTCCCCGACCGGATCGACGGCCTCGCCGATCTGGAGAAGAAACTGACCGCCGAGCGGATCGATGGATGGATCGAGGGCGCAAAGAATACGGAAGTCGCCGTCCTGATCCCCCCGTTCCGGATCGAAGATCGTTTTAATCTGTCCGACGCGCTTTTTCATCTCGGGATGAAGACCGCCTTTTCCGACGTGCGGGCCGATTTCTCCGAAATGGCCGAGGAGGAGGAGATACCGCTCTTCCTATCCGAGGTGTTCCACAAGAGCTTCGTCGAGGTGAATGAAGAGGGGACCGAGGCGGCCGCGGCTACGGCGGTCGTCATGGAAACCCTTGGATTATCTACCCATTTTCCCCCCGAATTCCGTGCCGACCACCCCTTCCTTTTCCTCATCCGCGACAAGGTCACCGGCGCGATCCTCTTTCTCGGACGGGTGGTCGATCCCACCGCGGGTTGA